From one Orcinus orca chromosome 10, mOrcOrc1.1, whole genome shotgun sequence genomic stretch:
- the CLPS gene encoding colipase isoform X1 → MEKVLVLLLLALAVAYAVPDPRGIIINLEEGELCLNSAQCRSKCCHRDTGLSLARCAPKARESSECSAFTLYGVYYKCPCERGLTCEVDKTIVGSITNTNFGVCLDAGHSRK, encoded by the exons ATGGAGAAGGTCCTCGTCCTCCTACTCCTTGCCCTCGCGGTAGCCTATGCGGTCCCCGACCCCCGGGGAATCATTATCAACCTG GAAGAGGGCGAACTCTGCCTGAACAGTGCCCAGTGCCGGAGCAAGTGCTGCCACCGCGATACCGGCCTGAGCCTGGCCCGCTGCGCACCCAAGGCCAGAGAGAGCAGCGAGTGCTCCGCCTTT ACCCTCTATGGGGTTTACTACAAGTGTCCCTGTGAGCGCGGTCTGACCTGTGAGGTGGACAAGACCATCGTGGGCTCCATCACCAACACCAACTTTGGCGTCTGCCTCGATGCTGGCCACTCCAGAAAGTGA
- the CLPS gene encoding colipase isoform X2, translating to MEKVLVLLLLALAVAYAVPDPRGIIINLTLYGVYYKCPCERGLTCEVDKTIVGSITNTNFGVCLDAGHSRK from the exons ATGGAGAAGGTCCTCGTCCTCCTACTCCTTGCCCTCGCGGTAGCCTATGCGGTCCCCGACCCCCGGGGAATCATTATCAACCTG ACCCTCTATGGGGTTTACTACAAGTGTCCCTGTGAGCGCGGTCTGACCTGTGAGGTGGACAAGACCATCGTGGGCTCCATCACCAACACCAACTTTGGCGTCTGCCTCGATGCTGGCCACTCCAGAAAGTGA